A single region of the Triticum dicoccoides isolate Atlit2015 ecotype Zavitan chromosome 2B, WEW_v2.0, whole genome shotgun sequence genome encodes:
- the LOC119364040 gene encoding serine/threonine-protein kinase OXI1-like has product MTAQALAPPLPEPRQLSLADLRAISVLGRSAKGVVFHVVPEGEGGAGDVAMALKAVSQEAARHKKSGGSGGGDGHWRIWFERDVLLALRHPLLPALRGVLAIDAVVGFAIDRCSGGDLNSLRRRQTEKMFSNSVISGY; this is encoded by the exons ATGACGGCGCAGGCGctcgcgccgccgctgccggagccgcGGCAGCTCAGCCTGGCGGACCTCAGGGCCATCTCCGTGCTCGGCCGCAGCGCCAAGGGCGTCGTCTTCCACGTCGTGCCCGAGGGCGAGGGCGGCGCCGGTGACGTCGCCATGGCACTCAAGGCGGTCTCGCAGGAGGCCGCGCGGCACAAGAAGAGCggcgggagcggcggcggggaCGGACACTGGAGGATCTGGTTCGAGCGCGACGTGCTCCTGGCCCTGCGCCACCCGCTGCTCCCTGCCCTCCGCGGCGTCCTCGCCATTGACGCTGTCGTCGGCTTCGCCATCGACCGCTGCAGCGGCGGTGACCTCAACTCCCTCCGACGCCGCCAGACCGAGAAGATGTTCTCCAACTCCGTCATAAG CGGCTATTGA